The Vibrio toranzoniae sequence AGTTTAAAACCTGTTGTGCTAATGGGCGCAAATGGACTTACTGAAGCTGTTCTAGCGGAAATCGAATTAGCTCTAGACCACCACGAACTGATCAAAATTAAAGTTGCATCAGAAGACCGTGAGACTAAGCAACTGATTATCGACGCCATTGTACGTGAATCTAAAGCAGAGAAAGTACAGACTATCGGTAAAGTTCTAGTACTGTTCCGTCAGTCAGAAGCACGTAAAATCGAGATTCCACGTAAATAAGTTAGCTATATAATAGTAAGCTAGCATCACAAAGAGGGAGCTACAGCTCTTATCTTATAGTGTAGCGTGAGAAACGAAAAAGGTCGCATTTAGCGACCTTTTTACCTATCAGAAACAAAGAAAATTCAATTAGATATATTCTACTTTGTCTATTTCGTAATCTTTATCACCGCCAGGAGTCGAAATCATCACTTCGTCGCCTTCCATCTTACCGATAAGACCACGAGCAATTGGTGATTTCACTGAAATACGCCCCGTTTTGATATCGGCTTCGTCTTCAGAAACGATCTGGTAACGATACTCTTCATCTGTATCCACATCGATCAAAGTCACAGTAGTACCAAAGATAATCTTACCTGTGTTATCCATCTGAGTGACATCAATGATCTGAGCCAGCGATAGCTTGTATTCGATATCTCGAATCTGAGCTTCACATATTCCTTGCTCTTCACGAGCTGCGTGGTATTCAGCATTCTCTTTCAAGTCACCTAATTCACGAGCTTCACCAATAGCAGCTGAGATAGCAGGGCGTAGCTTAAGTAGGCGATCTAATTCGTCACGTAGCTGTTGTGCGCCACGTACTGTCATTGGAACGTTTTCCATTTTTTACCTCTATGCCAAAGCTTTCTTTGGCCAACATAAATCCACCCAACGTATTTATTGGGTGGTAGAAACAAAACGATATGGCTTAGTGTAAACAAACTTGATAGCTAAATCATCTTTATTCAACTTTGCATTATAAAAGCTTTACCTAAGTCTAAATTACAGGCATCACAAAAATCAATACTAATCTCCCGACCAACAAATCGGAGATGAAATACCTAAAAATAACAAAAACAAACCAAATAAACACAGATCACACTTAAACTAAAATTATTTTAAAACAACAAGTTAAATAACAAAAAAACAATAAAACAGCGTTCAGTATTTTTATTGATATCATTTTACTAACGAAGCATTGAACTTTAAGGGTAAAAAGAACCCCATGAATTGCTCTAGCAAGTTTTGCACTTTTGCTCTAAGCATGATTATGAAGCTTGATTAATACGAGCAATACACAAAAAGGATTCAAATCCTTGATAAATACCTTTATGGACAGTAATTAGGAATTAATAACATGAATAACAAGACTCTGATCGCTCTAGCAGTAGCAGCAACAGTATCAGCCGGCGCAAATGCAGCAAACGTATACAGCCAAGATGGCACAGAACTAAACGTTGGTGGTCGCGCGGAATTCCGTGGTGATTTCATTGGTAACGGCGGAGAAGAAATTGAAGGCACAATGGCTAACAACAGCCGTTTCCGTCTTAACGTTGGTGGTACTACAGAAATCAATGAATCACTAAGCGGCTTTGGTTTTTACGAAGCAGAGCAAACAGTAAACTCTTCTAGCGACAATGATGCGAATTCTGACTTCAAACAACGTTACATGTTCGCAGGTCTTCAAGGTAACTTCGGCGCAGTATCATTCGGTCGTCAAGATACAGCGGCAGTACAAATCTCTCAAATGTCTGACGTAACGACATTTACTGGTGCTCAAAAAGAATTCATCAGCGCTGGTAACGAGCAAATCAACAACACAATCCTTTACACTGGTAACTTTGTTGATGCTCTAACAGTAAAAGCAAGTTTAGTTGCGGGTGAAGAAAAAGACACTGACGCTTACGGTGTTTCTGGTATCTACACTCTACCAATGGGGCTAGGCTTCGGTCTTGGTTACTCTGCTGGAGACAATGGCGAAGGCAACGGTTCTGGCGACGCTATCATCGCAGGTGTAAACTACACTCTTGATTCTCTATACTTGGCGGGTACATACACTACTGGCGAAGCAGACGATAAAGACAAATCAGATTTCAACGGTATGGAATTCTCTGCAGTATACGGCTTTGGTAACGGCTTCTCTTTAATGGGTGCTTACCAAAAAACGGATCTAAAAATTAATGGTACTAAAGAAGATCAAAGCGATTTCTTCGAAGTTACTGGTGACTACCGCTTCAACAAAAACATTAACGCTTATGTTGCTTACCAATTAAATAACCTAGATAGCCAATACTCTCAGATTGCTGGCAAGAAAATCGAAGGCGAAGATACTCTACGTCTAGGTCTAAAATACGCATTCTAATGTGTTAACAAACACTCTGTTTGTTATATAAAAAACCAAAGGTCTAGCAAAAATGCTAGACCTTTTTTATACCTCACCAAATTCACCACCTTTAAAGCACGCAGCCAAAGTAATTCCACCTTTACATTGAAATTTCACCCACATACGTGACCTTTGAGCCTCACTACGATAACTTAGCAATAGTTTTAGAACGGTTCTCATATTGGAATAAAAATGACCAGGTTTTATATACTTATCGTATCCTTACTATCGTGCTCTGCATTTGCCTACGCTCCTTTAAATAAACTGCCCGATGGCAGTAGCACAAGTTTAATCTTAGGATCTCTAAGTGGCGATTTAAATGAAATGGATATCGACAGTGGTGGCTTTTATCCACCAGCTAGCACTTTAAAACTGGTCACGGCTTTGGCGGCTAAATTAGAATTAGGGGATGACTTTCACTATACGACTAGCATTGCTCGTTCTAGTAAGGATGCTGTGATCTCATTTAGCGGAGACCCAACACTACAGCGAGACGATCTAAAAAACCTGTTAGCTCAATACGCTAAATCGCATTCTAAAAGCATCAAAGGTAATCTATACCTCGATAATTCAGCTTATACTGGCTATCAACGAGCGGTTGGTTGGCCTTGGGACATTCTAGGCGTTTGTTACAGCGCGCCTTCTAGTGCAATGACGTTAGACAGCAACTGCGCACAAGCCTCTATTTATACGAAAGATAACGGTACCACACGAGTATATATCCCAGCTCATTATCCGATAGACGTGACAACCACCGCAGCCACCGTAACTCGCTCAGGGCAGAAGGCCACACAATGCGACTTAGAGCTCATTACTACTCTAAACAACACTTACAAGCTTTCTGGTTGCTTGGTTGAACGTAAGAAGCCATTACCACTCAAGTTCGCGATTCAAAACCCAGAACTTTACACCTATCAAGTCGTCACTTCGCTTCTTAAAGAGCTGAAAATCCAAGTTAAAGGCGACGTAGTTGTTGGTAAAAAAGCTAAAGTAAACAAAACCATATTAGTCGCGAGTCACCGTTCTGAAAAACTTCCAGAACTGCTCGATACCATGCTGAAAAAATCAGACAACCTTATCGCAGACAACCTAACCAAAACGCTTGGTGCAACGTTTTATGTCCAGCCCGGTAGCTTTAATAATGGTACTGAAGCAATAAAACAGATATTGCAGACCAAGGCCAACATTGACCTAAGCAAAGCGCAGTTGGTCGATGGCTCAGGGTTATCGAGGAATAATCGCATGACCTCACAAACCATGGCTCAGGTTCTGCGTTACATCTGGGATAATGACCAACAGCTCAACCTCATTGAGGCAATGCCTACATCGGGCACAGATGGAACGCTCAAATACCGTCAAAGCATGAGAAAAGCACCAATCCAAGGTAATATTATTGCGAAAAGTGGGTCTTTGTACGGCAGCTATAACATGGCAGGTTTTGGTTTAGATAAAGTGGGAAATCCAAATTCGATTTTCGTGCAGTTTGTACGTGATTACTTCCCTGAAGAGCAAGATCCAGACAAACCAGTCGAGGCACCAATCACCCTGTTTGAACGTGCTTTCTACAAAGATGTGGTCAAATTCAGTCAACACAGAGTAAATCTAAGTAGTGATTAGCTTGT is a genomic window containing:
- the greA gene encoding transcription elongation factor GreA, with protein sequence MENVPMTVRGAQQLRDELDRLLKLRPAISAAIGEARELGDLKENAEYHAAREEQGICEAQIRDIEYKLSLAQIIDVTQMDNTGKIIFGTTVTLIDVDTDEEYRYQIVSEDEADIKTGRISVKSPIARGLIGKMEGDEVMISTPGGDKDYEIDKVEYI
- a CDS encoding porin, with translation MNNKTLIALAVAATVSAGANAANVYSQDGTELNVGGRAEFRGDFIGNGGEEIEGTMANNSRFRLNVGGTTEINESLSGFGFYEAEQTVNSSSDNDANSDFKQRYMFAGLQGNFGAVSFGRQDTAAVQISQMSDVTTFTGAQKEFISAGNEQINNTILYTGNFVDALTVKASLVAGEEKDTDAYGVSGIYTLPMGLGFGLGYSAGDNGEGNGSGDAIIAGVNYTLDSLYLAGTYTTGEADDKDKSDFNGMEFSAVYGFGNGFSLMGAYQKTDLKINGTKEDQSDFFEVTGDYRFNKNINAYVAYQLNNLDSQYSQIAGKKIEGEDTLRLGLKYAF
- the yhbY gene encoding ribosome assembly RNA-binding protein YhbY, with translation MNLSTKQKQHLKGLAHSLKPVVLMGANGLTEAVLAEIELALDHHELIKIKVASEDRETKQLIIDAIVRESKAEKVQTIGKVLVLFRQSEARKIEIPRK